The window GCAGGGCGTCTACCAGTCCAACCAGGCCACCCTGGCCGCGATGCAGGTGAACAACCTGAACCTGGTGCGCGGGATGCTCGGGCGGCCCGGCTGCGGGATCCTGCAGATGAACGGTCAGCCGACCGCGCAGAACACGCGGGAGACCGGCGCGAACGGTGACCTGCCGGGGTTCCGCAACTGGGCCAACGACGCCCACGTCGCCGACCTCGCCCGGGTGTGGAACGTCGAACCGGATGCCATTCCGCACGCGGGTCCGCCGACGCATGCGCTGCAGATGTTCCGCTACGCCGAGGAAGGGTCGATCCGCTTCCTGTGGGTCAGCGGCACCAACCCGGCCGTGTCGTTGCCCGAACTGCGCCGGGTGCGTTCACTGCTGAACCAGGATCGGCTCTTCCTTGTCGTGCAGGACATCTTCCGCACCGAGACCGCCGAACTGGCCGACGTCGTCCTGCCCGCCGCAACGTGGGGGGAGAAGACCGGTACCTTCACCAACGCCGACCGCACCGTGCACCTGTCGGAGAAGGCGGTCGACCCGCCCGGGCGGGCGCGGCCCGACCTGGACATCTTCCGCGACTACGCCAGCCGCCTGAATCTGCGCGACCGCGACGGCAACCCGTTGATCCACTGGGGCGACCCGGAGTCGGCGTTCGAAGCCTGGAAAGCCGCCAGCGCCGGGCGCCCGTGCGACTACACCGGGCTGAGCTACCAGATGCTGCGCGGCCCGTCGGGGATCCCGTGGCCGGTCAACGCGCAGCACCCGCACGGCTGCGAGCGGCTCTACACCGACGGCATCAGCTTCGCCGCGCCGCACATGTGCGAGTCCTACGGCAAGGACCCGGTCACCGGTGCCCCGACCGAGCCCGCCCAGTACCGGGCGAGCAACCCGCAGGGCAAGGCGCTGCTCAAGGGCGCCGAGTTCGTGCCGCCCAGCGAGGTCCCTAGCGAGAAGTTCCCCTACGTGCTGACCACGGGACGGACCCTGTTCCACTTCCACACGCGGACCAAGACCGCGCGCGCACCGCAGTTGCAGGCCGCCGCACCGGCGGTGTGGGTGGAGATGTCCGCGGCCGACGCGGCTCGCGAACAGCTCCAGGAGGGGGACCTGCTGGAGATCTCCTCACCGCGGGCGACCGTCGCGGCCCGGCTGCGCATCAGCGGCATCCGCGACGGCGTGCTGTTCCTGCCCTTCCACTACGGCTACTGGGACGACCCCGA is drawn from Sporichthyaceae bacterium and contains these coding sequences:
- a CDS encoding molybdopterin-dependent oxidoreductase; its protein translation is MAGRDRIADPWGRRTPYGPGQSWATRVDQYLADGVTDSDVERWVQSASVLHSNGDAMDIAVAGGRVVGVRGRGGDRVNRGRLGPKDLFGWQANHSTDRLTAPLIRRGGRLVETDWDTAMDLIVARTHSLLAEQGPGALGFYTTGQLFLEEYYTLATLVHGGLSCPHLDGNTRLCTATSGEALKETFGSDGQPGSYADVDHADTIALYGHNVAETQTVLWARILDRLDGPEPPRLLVVDPRLTEVARRATVHLRPLPGTNVALFNALLQQVIAHDWVDVDFVAANTVGFEALAKTVAGYTSEVAERICGVPAADVEAAARLVGEAQRLLSTVLQGVYQSNQATLAAMQVNNLNLVRGMLGRPGCGILQMNGQPTAQNTRETGANGDLPGFRNWANDAHVADLARVWNVEPDAIPHAGPPTHALQMFRYAEEGSIRFLWVSGTNPAVSLPELRRVRSLLNQDRLFLVVQDIFRTETAELADVVLPAATWGEKTGTFTNADRTVHLSEKAVDPPGRARPDLDIFRDYASRLNLRDRDGNPLIHWGDPESAFEAWKAASAGRPCDYTGLSYQMLRGPSGIPWPVNAQHPHGCERLYTDGISFAAPHMCESYGKDPVTGAPTEPAQYRASNPQGKALLKGAEFVPPSEVPSEKFPYVLTTGRTLFHFHTRTKTARAPQLQAAAPAVWVEMSAADAAREQLQEGDLLEISSPRATVAARLRISGIRDGVLFLPFHYGYWDDPEHEPRAANELTITDWDPLSKQPMFKTAAAAVRLRTRDGQPCLAPTNTASAPVHPDPCPTAGGAGAHAQEVTP